In one window of Balaenoptera musculus isolate JJ_BM4_2016_0621 chromosome 10, mBalMus1.pri.v3, whole genome shotgun sequence DNA:
- the LOC118901526 gene encoding keratin, type II cytoskeletal 6A-like isoform X1, protein MTSKSTVKSQSSSRRVFSAGSARVPGVSRSGFSSVPMSHTRGSGGLAGVGGGAGFGSRSLYGVGGSKRISLGEVGCVYRGGYGGRAGGGYGAGSGAGSGFGSGSGASGGFGLGGGPGFGIGILGPGFPICPPGGIQEVTINQSLLTPLNLQIDPTIQRIKTEEREQIKTLNNRFASFIDKVRFLEQQNKVLETKWTLLQEQGTNTVRHNLEPLFEQYINNLRRQLDSLVGERSRLDSEFRGMQDTVEDFKKKYEDEINRRMSAENEFVNLKKDVDTAYMNKVELETKADALIDEINFLRALYEAELAQMQTHISDTSVVLSMDNNRTLDLDSIIAEVKAQYEVIACRSREEAECWYKCKYEELQLTAGRHGDDLRNTKQEITEINRMIQRLRSEIDHVKKQCANLQSAIADAEQRGEMALKDAKNKLAELENALQKAKQDMAQLVKDYQELMNVKLSLDVEIATYRKLLEGEECRLNGEGVGQVNISVVQSTVSSGYGGAGGVSGGLGLGGGSGYSYSSGHGIGGGFSSGGGFSSGSGRAIGGGLSSSGGSSSAIKYTTTSSSSRKGYRH, encoded by the exons ATGACTTCCAAATCCACCGTGAAGAGCCAAAGCAGCAGCCGCCGTGTCTTCAGTGCCGGCTCAGCCAGAGTCCCTGGGGTCAGCCGCTCTGGCTTCAGCAGCGTGCCCATGTCCCACACCAGGGGCAGTGGTGGGCTCGCTGGAGTGGGTGGAGGAGCTGGCTTTGGCAGCCGCAGCCTCTATGGCGTGGGGGGCTCCAAGAGGATCTCCCTCGGAGAGGTCGGCTGTGTCTACCGTGGTGGATATGGCGGCAGAGCTGGAGGCGGCTATGGCGCTGGAAGTGGAGCTGGGAGTGGATTTGGTTCTGGCAGTGGAGCTAGTGGTGGTTTTGGGCTCGGTGGTGGACCTGGCTTTGGTATTGGCATTTTGGGCCCTGGCTTCCCCATCTGTCCCCCTGGAGGCATCCAAGAGGTCACCATCAACCAGAGTCTCCTGACTCCCCTCAACCTGCAAATTGACCCCACCATCCAGCGAATCAAGACTGAGGAGCGGGAACAGATCAAGACCCTCAACAACAGGTTCGCCTCCTTCATCGACAAG GTCCGATTCCTGGAGCAGCAAAACAAGGTCCTGGAAACCAAGTGGACCCTGCTGCAGGAGCAGGGCACCAACACTGTGAGGCACAACCTGGAGCCTTTGTTCGAGCAGTACATCAACAATCTCAGGAGACAGCTGGACAGCCTTGTTGGGGAGAGAAGCCGCCTGGACTCCGAGTTCAGGGGGATGCAGGACACGGTAGAGGACTTCAAGAAGAA ATATGAAGATGAAATCAACAGGCGCATGTCAGCAGAGAATGAATTTGTGAATCTGAAGAAG GATGTGGACACTGCTTACATGAATAAGGTTGAACTAGAAACCAAGGCAGACGCTCTCATAGATGAGATCAACTTCCTCAGAGCCCTCTATGAAGCA GAACTAGCTCAGATGCAAACCCACATCTCAGACACGTCTGTGGTCCTCTCCATGGACAACAACCGCACCCTGGACCTGGACAGCATCATCGCTGAAGTCAAAGCGCAATATGAGGTGATCGCTTGCAGGAGCCGGGAAGAGGCTGAGTGCTGGTACAAGTGCAAG TACGAGGAGCTGCAGTTGACGGCGGGCAGACACGGGGACGACCTGCGCAACACCAAGCAGGAGATCACTGAGATCAACCGCATGATCCAGAGGCTGAGATCTGAGATCGACCATGTCAAGAAGCAG TGCGCCAACCTGCAATCCGCCATCGCCGATGCTGAGCAGCGTGGGGAAATGGCCCTCAAGGACGCCAAGAACAAGCTGGCCGAGCTGGAGAACGCCCTGCAGAAGGCCAAGCAGGATATGGCGCAGCTAGTGAAGGACTACCAGGAGCTCATGAATGTCAAGCTGTCTCTGGACGTGGAGATCGCCACCTACAGGAAGCTGCTGGAAGGCGAGGAGTGCAG GCTGAATGGGGAAGGCGTTGGACAAGTCAACATCT CCGTGGTACAGTCCACCGTCTCCAGTGGCTATGGCGGTGCCGGCGGTGTCAGCGGCGGCTTAGGCCTGGGCGGAGGCAGTGGCTACTCCTACAGCAGTGGTCACGGCATTGGAGGTGGCTTCAGTTCCGGAGGTGGCTTCAGTTCCGGCAGTGGCAGAGCCATAGGGGGTGGCCTCAGCTCCTCCGGGGGCAGCAGTTCCGCCATCAAAtacaccaccacctcctcctccagcaggAAGGGCTACAGGCATTGA